One window from the genome of Nicotiana tomentosiformis chromosome 5, ASM39032v3, whole genome shotgun sequence encodes:
- the LOC138892150 gene encoding uncharacterized protein, producing MGSLAYLETYQRPLAEEVHPLASLGVCLADSSDGGVIVENRAKSLLVVEVKEKQYNDTLLVQLKEGIHKHKTTAFSLGMDDGTLRYQGRLCVPNMDGLQEIIMTEAHTSRYSVHPVSTKMYHDLKEVYWWNDMKMNIADFVGSWDDYLPLIEFSYNNNNYHASIQMASFETLYGRICRSPIGLFEIGEAELIGTDVMHQAMEKFKIIKERLKTARSHHKSYSDVCRRDLEFKEDDWDVLEGFPHEGYNAVR from the exons ATGGGCAGTTTGGCTTACTTGGAGActtatcaaaggccgttggccgaGGAGGTTCATccgttggctagtttgggagtttgtcttgcggactctagtgatgGAGGGGTGATTGTGGAAAATAGGGCTAAATCATTGCTTGTGGTGGAGgttaaggagaagcaatacaatgatacattattggtacaattgaaggaggggattcataaacataaaaccacggctttttctcttggcatggatgatggtacactaaggtaccaagggcgactatgtgttccaaatatggatggcCTCCAGGAAataatcatgaccgaggctcacacttctagatattccgtgcacccggtctctacaaagatgtatcatgatcttaaggaagtctactggtggaatgatatgaagatgaATATAGCAGACTTTGTG ggtagctgggatgattatttgccactcatagaattttcctacaacaacaataactaccatgctagcattcagatggcgtcATTCGAGACTCTATACGGCAGGATATGTAGATCCCCTATTGGGctgttcgagattggggaagcggaGTTGATAGGGACGGAcgtcatgcatcaggctatggagaagtttaagatcattaaggagcggttgaaaactgctcggAGTCATCataagtcctattcggatgtttgtcgtagggatttggagttcaaagaagatgattgggatgttcttgaaggtttcccccatgaagggtataatgcagtTCGGTAA